A part of Candidatus Dormiibacterota bacterium genomic DNA contains:
- a CDS encoding DUF4129 domain-containing protein, producing MQRRAPEARLILVVGLLLGLVALASRPSSLGSTGGLAAPAWISVASDTMVQTLLILLLVAALTATAINLWVAFPLPRGRPQARPLSASIAGYLYFGAAICALILLRERLRLSRIVPPAFTAGGLGLGKVSAPGSSHAITWLSFLVALAIIVAAAGLFLRWLRSGAAGDRLAGSAEEPQSRVVAAVEESLAKLRAETDPRRAVIAAYARLEAELKAVGRPRQPSEAPLEYMARILSTFSVGSASLRRLTDLFEWAKFSQHPVDPSMKEEAIEALQRVRADLSDVPVRIAG from the coding sequence ATGCAGCGGCGGGCGCCCGAGGCGAGGCTCATCCTGGTCGTTGGACTCCTGCTCGGGCTGGTCGCGCTGGCCAGCCGCCCATCATCTCTCGGATCGACGGGCGGGCTCGCCGCGCCCGCCTGGATCAGCGTCGCATCGGACACGATGGTGCAGACGCTCCTCATCCTTCTATTGGTGGCGGCCCTGACGGCGACCGCGATCAATCTCTGGGTGGCCTTTCCACTGCCGCGCGGACGGCCGCAGGCACGGCCGCTCAGCGCCTCGATCGCGGGCTATTTGTATTTCGGCGCCGCCATCTGCGCGCTCATCCTCCTGCGTGAGCGATTGCGACTTTCACGGATCGTGCCACCTGCTTTCACCGCCGGGGGCCTCGGCCTCGGGAAGGTCAGCGCGCCGGGCAGCAGCCACGCGATCACGTGGTTGTCTTTCCTGGTTGCGCTCGCGATCATCGTGGCGGCGGCTGGGTTGTTCTTGCGCTGGTTGCGATCGGGTGCCGCAGGGGATCGACTGGCTGGATCCGCGGAGGAGCCCCAAAGTCGCGTCGTCGCGGCGGTCGAAGAATCGCTCGCCAAGTTACGGGCGGAGACGGATCCGCGCCGCGCGGTCATCGCCGCTTATGCACGCCTCGAAGCGGAATTGAAAGCGGTCGGGCGGCCACGACAACCGTCCGAGGCCCCCCTCGAGTACATGGCGCGCATCCTGAGCACCTTCAGTGTCGGCTCGGCCTCGCTGCGACGCCTCACCGATCTCTTCGAGTGGGCGAAGTTCAGCCAGCATCCCGTGGACCCGTCCATGAAGGAGGAGGCCATCGAGGCGCTGCAGCGAGTTCGCGCGGATCTATCCGACGTGCCAGTTCGGATCGCGGGATGA
- a CDS encoding glycoside hydrolase family 3 N-terminal domain-containing protein — MHRGRLGALVLLILVAVSACGPSAARLPQPSASPSISPTPTPTPTPTPQLACADRVLATLTFDQRIGQLFELGLAADRLGPTEINLIQTDHIGAVWFVETSHAGVAGIAAVTAAVQAQVSSGATANVRFFIAANQEGGLIQAMQGPGFSQIPTAVVQGSWAPGLLQSRAAGWAQELRAAGINFNFAPVMDVVPPGTDAQNQPIGALQREYGHDPATAGSHGAAFLTGMRQSGVAVSLKHFPGLGRVTGNTDFTTATDTTTTTSDPYFQSFSQGIAANADFVMVALARYTRIDPNHLAAFSAVVMSQMLRGTLGFQGVIISDDLGDTAAVASIPPGNRAIDFLLAGGDMIISKTSAPAHAMVLAIRSRAAADPNFHQRVDDAALRILRAKQAWGLLPC, encoded by the coding sequence ATGCATCGCGGGCGCCTCGGGGCGCTTGTCTTACTGATCCTTGTGGCTGTTTCTGCCTGTGGGCCATCGGCGGCTCGCTTGCCACAGCCGTCGGCCAGTCCGTCCATCAGCCCCACCCCCACTCCAACGCCGACGCCCACCCCGCAGCTTGCTTGCGCTGACCGGGTCCTCGCGACGCTGACGTTCGATCAGCGGATCGGTCAGCTCTTCGAGCTCGGTCTCGCGGCCGACCGCCTCGGGCCCACCGAGATCAACTTGATCCAGACGGATCACATCGGCGCGGTCTGGTTTGTCGAAACGAGCCACGCAGGGGTCGCCGGCATCGCAGCTGTCACGGCGGCGGTCCAGGCACAGGTGTCCAGCGGGGCGACGGCCAATGTCCGTTTCTTCATCGCCGCCAATCAGGAAGGCGGCCTGATCCAGGCGATGCAGGGCCCCGGTTTTTCCCAGATTCCAACCGCCGTCGTGCAAGGGAGCTGGGCACCAGGCCTGTTACAGAGCCGCGCCGCTGGCTGGGCGCAGGAACTCCGCGCAGCCGGAATCAACTTCAACTTCGCGCCGGTGATGGACGTGGTCCCGCCCGGGACGGACGCGCAGAACCAGCCGATCGGTGCGCTCCAGCGTGAGTACGGCCATGATCCGGCGACCGCGGGGAGCCACGGCGCCGCCTTCCTCACCGGGATGCGCCAGTCCGGTGTCGCGGTCAGCCTCAAACACTTCCCCGGCCTCGGCCGTGTCACCGGCAATACCGACTTCACGACGGCGACCGATACGACGACCACCACGTCCGATCCCTACTTTCAATCCTTCAGCCAGGGCATCGCGGCGAATGCCGACTTCGTCATGGTGGCGTTGGCCCGATACACGCGGATCGATCCCAATCATTTGGCCGCCTTCTCCGCGGTGGTTATGAGTCAGATGCTGCGTGGCACGCTGGGCTTCCAGGGCGTCATCATCTCCGACGACCTGGGCGATACGGCGGCCGTGGCGAGTATCCCCCCTGGCAACCGGGCAATCGACTTTCTTTTGGCTGGGGGCGACATGATCATCTCGAAGACCTCGGCGCCCGCCCACGCCATGGTGCTGGCAATCAGGTCACGAGCCGCCGCCGATCCGAATTTTCACCAGCGCGTCGACGATGCGGCGCTTCGGATTCTCCGGGCGAAGCAAGCCTGGGGTCTCCTCCCCTGCTGA
- a CDS encoding SRPBCC family protein: MSAKAETMAKADYVIEPGKQEIIITRVFDAPRELVFNAYTDPKLLPQWFGPREYTTIVDKMEARPGGLWRFVQRNQDGDEFAFHGVHHDIVAPERIVATFEFEGVPGHVLLQTLTLEPLGQKTRLVEQLLFQSVADRDGMVASGMQRGSDDSMDRMAEILENLKAKRA; the protein is encoded by the coding sequence ATGAGCGCGAAGGCAGAGACCATGGCAAAAGCTGATTACGTGATCGAACCGGGAAAGCAGGAGATCATCATCACGCGTGTCTTCGATGCGCCGCGCGAGCTGGTGTTCAACGCGTACACGGACCCGAAGCTCCTTCCACAGTGGTTTGGCCCGAGGGAATACACGACGATCGTCGACAAGATGGAGGCGCGACCTGGCGGGTTATGGCGCTTCGTCCAGCGCAACCAGGACGGTGACGAGTTCGCGTTTCACGGCGTGCACCACGACATCGTCGCCCCAGAACGGATCGTGGCGACCTTCGAGTTCGAGGGCGTGCCTGGCCACGTACTGCTGCAAACGCTGACGCTCGAGCCGCTGGGGCAAAAGACCAGGCTCGTCGAGCAGCTGCTCTTCCAGTCCGTCGCCGATCGCGACGGCATGGTGGCGTCAGGGATGCAGCGTGGCTCGGACGATTCCATGGATCGCATGGCCGAAATCCTGGAGAACCTGAAGGCGAAGCGCGCCTGA
- a CDS encoding DUF4097 family beta strand repeat-containing protein, translating into MPIFETLEPISVTIAMVVGDLRITASDRRDTVVVVSPNDSSKESDVKAAEQTRVEYADGRLLVKAPRSWKQFTPFGGAESIDVAIELPAGSRLEGEGAVVDFRCDGRLGECRFTTGVGNIRLEETGALHVSTSAGSITVDRVGGRAEVTGSGALRIREIDGPAVIKNLNGVTWLGEVNGDLRCNAANGDITVERALGAVAAKTANGAVRIGEVVRGSIELGTSYGELEVGIREGTAALLDVRSQFGSVRNSLTASEGPQPSDQTVEVRARTSFGDIVIRRSRRETYVETQR; encoded by the coding sequence ATGCCAATTTTCGAGACGCTCGAGCCGATCTCCGTGACGATTGCCATGGTCGTGGGCGACCTCCGGATCACCGCGAGCGACCGCCGCGACACCGTCGTAGTGGTCAGCCCCAACGATTCCTCTAAAGAGTCCGACGTGAAGGCCGCGGAGCAGACTCGCGTTGAGTACGCCGACGGCAGGCTACTGGTCAAGGCGCCGAGGTCGTGGAAGCAGTTCACCCCATTCGGCGGCGCCGAGTCCATCGATGTGGCGATCGAGCTGCCGGCGGGATCGCGCCTGGAGGGTGAAGGAGCGGTGGTGGACTTTCGCTGCGATGGCCGGCTCGGAGAATGCCGGTTTACGACCGGTGTCGGAAACATCCGGCTCGAGGAAACAGGTGCGCTCCACGTCAGTACCAGTGCCGGGAGCATAACGGTCGACCGCGTGGGGGGCCGAGCAGAGGTCACCGGGTCCGGCGCACTGCGCATCCGCGAAATCGACGGTCCTGCGGTAATCAAGAATCTCAACGGCGTCACCTGGCTCGGCGAGGTAAACGGCGACCTCCGATGCAATGCTGCCAACGGCGACATCACAGTCGAGCGGGCACTCGGGGCCGTCGCGGCCAAGACGGCCAACGGCGCTGTCCGGATCGGCGAGGTAGTGCGCGGCTCGATCGAGCTGGGCACCTCCTACGGTGAGCTCGAGGTCGGGATCCGCGAGGGGACGGCAGCGCTGCTCGACGTGCGCTCCCAGTTTGGCAGCGTGCGAAACTCGCTGACCGCCTCTGAGGGCCCGCAACCGTCTGACCAGACGGTCGAGGTGCGAGCGCGCACCTCCTTCGGCGACATCGTGATCCGCCGTTCTCGACGCGAGACATATGTGGAGACGCAACGATGA
- a CDS encoding ATP-binding cassette domain-containing protein gives MTVATSTSAIVATGLRKSYGEKVVLDGIDLDIPQGTIFALLGPNGAGKTTAVQILSTYISADGGEVRIAGHDVARDPDAVRAAIGVTGQFSAVDKLLTGEENLILMADLHHLGKREGRKRASELLRRFDLVEAGPKILSTYSGGMRRRLDLAMTLIGDPRIIFLDEPTTGLDPRSRRTMWQIIRELAAGGVTIFLTTQYLEEADELASRIGVLDKGKLVAEGTADELKRMIPGGYIRLEFADAVGLSAAARILGEVSRDDDALTLEVPTDGGVRSLRALLERVDNKNIEVANLIVHTPDLDDVYFALTGHPVTEKDTAP, from the coding sequence ATGACCGTCGCCACCTCCACGTCGGCGATTGTGGCGACTGGACTGCGCAAGTCGTACGGCGAGAAGGTCGTGCTCGACGGCATCGACCTGGACATTCCACAGGGCACGATCTTCGCGCTCCTTGGACCCAACGGGGCCGGCAAGACCACCGCGGTCCAGATCCTGTCGACGTACATCAGCGCAGACGGTGGCGAAGTGCGAATCGCCGGCCACGATGTGGCCCGCGATCCTGATGCGGTCCGCGCCGCAATTGGCGTCACAGGCCAGTTCTCGGCGGTAGACAAGCTCCTCACCGGCGAGGAGAACCTGATCCTGATGGCGGACCTGCATCACCTGGGCAAGCGCGAAGGCCGTAAACGCGCCTCCGAGCTGCTGCGCAGATTCGATTTGGTGGAGGCGGGCCCGAAGATCCTGTCGACCTACTCCGGCGGAATGCGGCGCCGGCTCGACCTCGCGATGACCCTGATCGGCGACCCGCGCATCATCTTCCTCGACGAGCCGACCACGGGCCTCGACCCGCGCAGCCGGCGCACCATGTGGCAGATCATCCGAGAGCTTGCCGCGGGCGGGGTCACCATCTTCCTCACCACGCAGTACCTGGAGGAGGCCGACGAGCTCGCCAGTCGGATCGGGGTCCTCGACAAAGGAAAACTCGTGGCCGAGGGCACCGCAGACGAGCTCAAGCGCATGATCCCCGGCGGATATATCCGGCTCGAATTCGCCGACGCTGTGGGGCTGTCGGCGGCTGCCCGCATCCTCGGTGAAGTGTCGCGCGATGACGATGCGCTGACACTCGAGGTCCCCACCGACGGCGGCGTCCGGTCGCTGCGAGCGCTGCTCGAGCGGGTCGACAACAAAAACATCGAGGTCGCCAACCTGATCGTGCACACGCCAGATCTCGACGACGTCTACTTTGCGCTGACCGGCCATCCCGTTACCGAGAAGGACACCGCCCCATGA
- a CDS encoding DUF58 domain-containing protein yields MPEYGAHAARGLGGKSTNIRLTSAASARVVAYAGLAGLALLGGLAFGRLELTILAVPFLLAILVGALITREHLIEGSMVVDRPRLLEGEEAVVEVRLRSAPGCGRIEVTLDLAPGVVLTGGPVRRVSLPSGESVALRFSVRCVRWGLYDVGHARLRWRDPLWLYTQEGSLDQPLRIRVYPRPEVLRALVRPTETQVYAGNQLARTRGDGIEFAEIRAFRPGDRVRHINWHATGRRGTLQVNDLHPERNSDVILFLDTFRTHGDSIDRTLRAAIGVADLYLKHRDRVGVIAFGGTLRWIWPGMGIRQRYLLVEAILDTRIELSYAWKTIDVIPPQTLPAKALVIAFSPLVDERFTAALDQLSGRGFDLAICEVAVTVPVPKDSVGQLAARILALRRDTLRARYHQVSVATSVWPAGEPLETALEEVRLFRRHARRRPA; encoded by the coding sequence ATGCCTGAATACGGTGCCCACGCCGCCCGCGGCCTCGGAGGGAAGTCCACGAACATCCGGCTGACCAGCGCTGCCTCTGCGCGCGTGGTCGCTTACGCGGGCCTCGCCGGGCTGGCCCTGCTGGGCGGGCTCGCGTTCGGCCGGCTGGAGCTCACCATCCTCGCGGTCCCGTTCCTGCTCGCGATCCTTGTCGGCGCGTTGATCACCCGCGAGCACCTCATTGAGGGGTCGATGGTGGTCGACCGGCCGCGATTGCTGGAGGGCGAGGAGGCGGTCGTCGAGGTGAGGCTGCGATCGGCGCCAGGCTGTGGCCGGATAGAGGTGACCCTTGACCTCGCGCCCGGTGTGGTGCTGACCGGCGGGCCGGTCCGGCGCGTCAGCCTGCCCTCCGGCGAGTCGGTCGCGCTGCGGTTCAGCGTCCGATGCGTTCGCTGGGGCCTCTACGACGTTGGTCATGCGCGGCTGCGCTGGCGCGATCCCTTGTGGCTGTACACGCAGGAGGGCTCGCTTGATCAGCCCCTGAGGATCCGCGTGTACCCACGCCCCGAGGTCCTGCGGGCCCTCGTCAGACCGACCGAGACCCAGGTCTACGCCGGCAACCAGCTGGCGCGGACCCGCGGCGATGGCATCGAGTTCGCCGAGATTCGTGCCTTTAGGCCGGGTGACCGGGTGCGGCACATCAACTGGCACGCGACCGGTCGGCGCGGCACGCTGCAGGTCAATGACCTCCATCCGGAGCGCAACAGCGATGTCATCCTTTTCCTGGACACGTTCCGTACCCACGGCGATTCGATCGACCGCACACTGCGGGCCGCAATCGGAGTGGCGGACCTCTACCTCAAACACCGAGATCGAGTGGGTGTGATCGCCTTCGGTGGCACGCTGCGCTGGATCTGGCCGGGGATGGGGATTCGTCAGCGATATCTCCTGGTAGAGGCCATCCTCGACACGCGCATCGAGCTCAGCTACGCCTGGAAAACCATCGATGTCATCCCGCCGCAGACGTTGCCCGCAAAGGCGCTGGTGATCGCCTTTTCACCGCTTGTCGACGAACGGTTCACGGCGGCGCTCGATCAGCTCAGCGGACGCGGCTTTGACCTGGCGATCTGCGAGGTGGCCGTCACCGTGCCGGTCCCGAAGGACTCGGTCGGGCAGCTCGCGGCACGCATCCTGGCCCTGCGCCGGGATACGCTCCGGGCTCGCTACCACCAGGTGTCAGTGGCGACGTCGGTGTGGCCGGCCGGCGAGCCGCTCGAAACAGCTCTCGAGGAGGTGCGCCTATTCCGGCGTCACGCGCGACGACGACCCGCCTGA
- a CDS encoding metalloregulator ArsR/SmtB family transcription factor, whose product MATDQLSVTFAALADPTRRAILARLSQGEASVTELAKPFDLSLPGISKHLKVLQRAGLVAQSRKAQWRPCRLDGARLKEAANWVGEYRRFWDESFERLDEYLATVQKEETNEREGRDHGKS is encoded by the coding sequence ATGGCAACAGATCAGCTGAGCGTCACGTTCGCAGCCCTCGCCGATCCCACCCGGCGAGCGATCCTGGCTCGTCTTTCCCAGGGAGAGGCTTCAGTCACGGAACTGGCCAAACCGTTCGACTTGAGTCTTCCCGGCATCTCGAAACATCTGAAAGTGCTGCAGCGGGCGGGGCTGGTCGCGCAGAGCCGAAAAGCCCAGTGGCGTCCGTGCCGGCTGGATGGCGCCCGCTTGAAGGAGGCGGCCAACTGGGTGGGGGAGTACCGGCGGTTTTGGGACGAGAGTTTCGAGCGACTCGACGAATACCTGGCGACCGTACAAAAGGAGGAAACGAATGAGCGCGAAGGCAGAGACCATGGCAAAAGCTGA
- a CDS encoding MoxR family ATPase, whose amino-acid sequence MNIPEVTLAAGRILDEVERAVVGKRAVLQLVMMGLLADGHVLIEDYPGLAKTLLARSFATAMGLDFKRIQFTPDLMPSDVTGSSIYNQRTGDFEFRHGPVFANILLADEINRAPAKTQAALLEAMQERQVSSDGITHRLDRPFLVLATQNPIEYEGTYPLPEAQLDRFLMRIGIGYLGRDDEWRMLQQRIDRLADDVALTQVVDAPALIAMQQAVERVHVSEPIGYYVIDLIAATRTNPKVQVGASPRGSLAVMKLARSRAVLEGRDFVTPEDVKAVAIPALAHRLILRPELWVQRVSSDTVVAECLNTVPTPPAASEGSPRTSG is encoded by the coding sequence CTGAACATCCCTGAAGTCACGCTGGCGGCGGGGCGCATTCTCGATGAGGTCGAGCGGGCAGTGGTCGGCAAACGCGCGGTTCTCCAGCTGGTCATGATGGGCCTGCTGGCCGACGGCCACGTTCTTATCGAGGACTACCCGGGACTGGCGAAAACGCTGCTGGCGCGCTCCTTCGCTACGGCGATGGGACTCGATTTCAAGCGCATCCAATTCACCCCGGATCTGATGCCCTCCGATGTGACGGGAAGCTCGATCTACAACCAGCGCACCGGCGACTTTGAGTTTCGTCACGGTCCCGTCTTCGCCAACATCCTGCTGGCCGACGAAATCAACCGCGCCCCGGCCAAGACCCAGGCCGCGCTCCTCGAAGCGATGCAGGAACGCCAGGTCTCGAGCGATGGAATCACGCATCGCCTGGACCGACCGTTCCTCGTGCTCGCGACGCAGAACCCGATCGAGTACGAGGGCACCTATCCATTGCCCGAGGCCCAGCTCGACCGATTCCTGATGCGGATCGGCATCGGCTACCTGGGACGCGACGACGAATGGCGCATGCTGCAGCAGCGGATCGACCGGCTGGCGGACGACGTCGCGCTGACGCAGGTCGTCGACGCTCCGGCGCTGATCGCGATGCAGCAGGCGGTGGAGCGAGTCCACGTCAGCGAACCGATCGGCTACTACGTGATCGATCTGATCGCCGCTACGCGGACCAATCCGAAAGTGCAGGTCGGGGCGAGCCCCCGCGGCAGCCTCGCCGTGATGAAGCTCGCCCGCAGCAGGGCCGTGCTCGAGGGACGCGACTTCGTCACGCCGGAGGACGTCAAGGCTGTTGCGATCCCGGCGCTTGCGCATCGATTGATCCTTCGACCTGAACTCTGGGTGCAGCGTGTCAGCAGCGACACCGTCGTCGCCGAATGCCTGAATACGGTGCCCACGCCGCCCGCGGCCTCGGAGGGAAGTCCACGAACATCCGGCTGA
- a CDS encoding MarR family transcriptional regulator, with amino-acid sequence MKGYIVKWFTMQFSDIKGDCRFNGSLATDGAGRLYDSRFRQALRAARQPLSEKEMRTVEAMTALRITARLTHGLMDRWAEKHGLSEGRLNVLWTLKSTPERQLPLGELADQLEVTPRNVTGLIDHLERDGLVERIDDPTDRRLTYARLTVAGAKRLEGMREQGLEWQVKIAAGLSTDELELLRHACLRLIENMTGATAGERRSA; translated from the coding sequence GTGAAAGGCTACATAGTGAAGTGGTTCACTATGCAGTTCTCCGACATCAAGGGCGACTGCCGGTTTAACGGCTCTCTCGCGACAGATGGGGCGGGACGCCTCTACGACAGTCGCTTCCGTCAGGCCTTGCGCGCGGCGCGCCAGCCGCTCTCCGAAAAGGAGATGCGCACCGTTGAGGCCATGACGGCGCTGCGTATCACCGCCCGGCTGACGCACGGGCTCATGGATCGCTGGGCCGAGAAGCATGGCTTGAGTGAGGGCCGGCTCAACGTCCTGTGGACGCTCAAGTCCACACCAGAGCGCCAGCTGCCCCTCGGGGAGCTGGCCGATCAGCTGGAGGTCACCCCGCGTAACGTCACCGGCCTGATCGATCATCTCGAGCGCGACGGCCTGGTGGAGCGCATCGACGATCCAACCGACCGCCGGTTGACCTACGCCCGACTGACGGTGGCGGGCGCGAAGCGACTGGAGGGCATGCGCGAGCAGGGATTGGAATGGCAGGTCAAGATCGCGGCCGGCCTCTCCACGGACGAGTTGGAGCTGCTACGGCACGCGTGCTTACGGCTGATCGAGAACATGACCGGCGCGACGGCGGGAGAGAGGAGGAGCGCATGA
- a CDS encoding toxin-antitoxin system HicB family antitoxin translates to MELTPYVETLRHELLAAAEAGGKDARALAERLIAPLDSATRLMLLEAMAGATDEITRDLAPGSVEVRLHGRNPSFVVTLPPAEDAFEDTTDPRSPVPPIRTEGDEGGTSRINLRLPDSLKLRAEEAADKEGLSVNSWLVRAVAAALDPDNREGHPRRIAARGRQSYSGWVR, encoded by the coding sequence ATGGAACTCACCCCGTACGTTGAGACCCTTCGCCACGAGCTTTTGGCAGCCGCTGAGGCCGGCGGCAAGGACGCCCGTGCCCTCGCCGAGCGGCTCATCGCCCCCCTCGATTCGGCCACACGACTGATGCTGTTGGAGGCGATGGCCGGGGCTACGGACGAGATCACTCGCGATCTTGCGCCGGGCTCGGTCGAGGTGCGTTTGCATGGCCGGAACCCCAGTTTCGTCGTGACCCTGCCACCGGCCGAGGATGCGTTTGAAGACACGACAGACCCCAGATCGCCCGTTCCACCAATCCGGACTGAGGGCGACGAGGGCGGGACCTCGCGGATCAACCTCCGCCTTCCTGATTCCCTCAAGCTCCGGGCCGAGGAGGCCGCTGACAAGGAGGGGCTCTCCGTCAATTCCTGGCTCGTCCGGGCGGTAGCCGCCGCGCTCGACCCTGACAATCGCGAGGGCCACCCTCGACGCATCGCTGCGCGTGGGCGGCAGAGCTACAGCGGATGGGTGCGCTAG
- a CDS encoding ABC transporter permease — MSTYALSDAATMLRRDFRHLRRYPVMTISGIVTPTVMLLLFVFVFGGAMSSGMGGNASYVNYLVPGILLMTLGSGCAATAVGVNMDMTEGVVARFRIMAISRASVLTGRVVGSMIRTLIGVVLVIGVALIAGFRPTAGPVQWLAAFGFIALLTLALTWLAVALGMVAKSPEGANGSTLLLQFVGPFISSAFVRPETMPVGVRWFAENQPFTSMIETLRGLLLGTPIGNHAIVALAWCVAIALGGYLWARVSYNRDPIR, encoded by the coding sequence ATGAGCACCTACGCCCTGAGTGATGCCGCCACCATGCTTCGCCGCGACTTCAGACACCTGCGGCGCTACCCCGTCATGACGATCAGTGGGATCGTGACACCGACTGTGATGCTGCTTCTGTTCGTCTTTGTCTTCGGCGGTGCAATGAGCTCCGGCATGGGCGGCAATGCGTCCTATGTCAACTACCTCGTCCCCGGGATTCTCCTGATGACCCTCGGTAGCGGGTGTGCTGCAACCGCCGTGGGCGTCAACATGGATATGACCGAAGGCGTCGTGGCCCGCTTCCGCATCATGGCGATCTCTCGCGCCTCGGTGCTCACCGGGCGTGTCGTGGGGAGCATGATCAGGACGCTGATCGGCGTGGTACTGGTCATCGGCGTCGCGCTGATCGCAGGATTTCGACCCACCGCCGGCCCGGTCCAATGGCTCGCAGCCTTCGGCTTCATCGCGCTGCTGACCCTCGCGCTGACCTGGCTTGCGGTCGCGCTGGGAATGGTAGCCAAGTCACCGGAAGGGGCCAACGGCTCTACGCTCCTCCTGCAGTTCGTCGGCCCCTTCATCAGCAGCGCCTTCGTCCGACCGGAAACTATGCCAGTGGGCGTCCGCTGGTTCGCTGAGAACCAACCCTTCACCTCCATGATCGAGACCCTGCGGGGACTGCTGCTGGGCACGCCGATCGGCAATCACGCCATCGTCGCCCTCGCCTGGTGCGTCGCAATCGCGCTGGGTGGATACCTATGGGCGCGAGTGAGCTACAACCGCGACCCCATCCGCTAG